In Alphaproteobacteria bacterium, the genomic stretch TTGATTAAATTGATCGCTAACTTTGATAATCTTCCAGCCCCGATGGTTGCAAAAGGCGATCCATTATCGGTTCTAAAAAATAAAGGTAATCCATATTCATGAAATGCGGTTTCAAGGACAGCCCAAACATGCTCAAAATCATTTCTCTCAAGCATAAGACAACGTAATAAATAACGGCTGGATGCATCTGTGAGGGTAAATGGCTCACATTTATTTCCATCTAGAGTTAAAAACCGTCCTTTAAAATCAGCACACCAAACATCATTTGAGAATTGGCAATGAGATAGAGGAGATGTTCTTGCTGGAAGTCTTCTTCTATGTTTTTGTTTAGTTGTAAGCCCATTTCTGTCGAATAAATTCCTTACAGCAGTAATTGAAGGCCATGAAACATCGGGTTGTGCACGTTTAAGATGACCCAAAACTTTCTTTGGACCCCAAGGGTGCATATATTTCACCTTAAAGATCTCTGAAATTATGTTATCAGATAGTTTTAAAGTTTGATGATGTGGCGCACGACTTCTATCTTTTAGACCATCTAAACCCTTATCTTTATATCGATTTAGCCATTTATATCCACTTTTGCGACTGATCTCGTACATTCGACATAACTCAGCCATTGTAAAATTGCCTTCAAGGCAAGCAGCAATAAATTTTTTTCTTTGATCTTCCACTTTATTTTCCTTCCAAGCCATATACCCCTCATTGTTAAAGGAATATATAGTTGTATCATAAAGTGTTACCTATGTGGTTGCGCAAAAGTGTAACCTATGTGCCTTACTCGGACCATTGAGAGGATTACCGCTACCGCGGTCAGTGACATTATTCAATGCATATGAATCTGAAGAGAATACACTTCAATGCGAACAATAGATTCTCTTCATTATTTTCCTGTTCATCCAATCCACTCATTTTTTCAAAAAAACAGGACAAAATATTTCTGGAAA encodes the following:
- a CDS encoding integrase core domain-containing protein, producing the protein MAWKENKVEDQRKKFIAACLEGNFTMAELCRMYEISRKSGYKWLNRYKDKGLDGLKDRSRAPHHQTLKLSDNIISEIFKVKYMHPWGPKKVLGHLKRAQPDVSWPSITAVRNLFDRNGLTTKQKHRRRLPARTSPLSHCQFSNDVWCADFKGRFLTLDGNKCEPFTLTDASSRYLLRCLMLERNDFEHVWAVLETAFHEYGLPLFFRTDNGSPFATIGAGRLSKLAINLIKVGITPEWIDPGKPQQNGRHERMHQTLKNETANPPEHVLEKQAKKFDEFRNYFNNIRPHEALGQNTPGNIYQPSSRVWNGKLQPPEYSKEFIVRKVRPAGQISLKPYASDIFIGSALVGEHVGLKQVDDGIYEVYYSSIFLGKIDHTKKIVLPKNTKRKRSI